In Pseudothermotoga hypogea DSM 11164 = NBRC 106472, the following are encoded in one genomic region:
- the hslV gene encoding ATP-dependent protease subunit HslV: MSWRSTTILVVSRNGKTVMAGDGQVTYGNTVLKHGARKIRKIADGQVLAGFAGSVADAMALFDRFEAKLREWGNNLLKAAVELAKDWRTDRILRRLEALLLVADRNNVLIISGTGEVVQPDDNVAAIGSGAPYALAAARALMRNTDLDARAIAEKSLQIASEICIYTNSNITIEEL, encoded by the coding sequence ATGAGTTGGAGATCTACAACTATACTCGTTGTTTCGAGAAACGGTAAAACCGTCATGGCGGGAGATGGTCAGGTAACCTATGGCAACACGGTACTCAAACATGGCGCCAGGAAGATCAGGAAAATCGCTGATGGTCAAGTCTTAGCGGGTTTCGCAGGTTCGGTCGCAGATGCCATGGCCCTGTTCGATCGTTTCGAGGCGAAACTCAGAGAGTGGGGAAACAATCTGTTGAAAGCCGCGGTGGAACTGGCGAAGGATTGGAGGACGGACAGGATCTTGAGAAGGTTGGAAGCTCTCTTACTCGTTGCAGACAGGAACAACGTGCTCATAATATCTGGTACGGGAGAAGTCGTTCAGCCCGACGACAACGTGGCGGCCATCGGCTCTGGTGCGCCGTATGCGCTGGCCGCTGCGAGGGCTCTAATGCGAAACACCGACCTCGACGCAAGAGCGATAGCGGAGAAATCTTTGCAGATCGCGAGTGAGATATGCATATACACAAACAGCAACATCACGATCGAGGAACTTTAA